One window of Quercus robur chromosome 5, dhQueRobu3.1, whole genome shotgun sequence genomic DNA carries:
- the LOC126726988 gene encoding probable glycosyltransferase At5g20260 — protein MANLSFPSPYLLVLTLLLLFFLIYISPLNHNRLTLHPSPPTNHEIPTKLPPAPSSTAAANSVSNHVKRKNKTERIEEELARARAAIQKAICTKNYTSDREETYIPKGSIYRNAYAFHQSHIEMVKSFKVWAYREGERPLVHSGPMSYIYSIEGQFIDEMESEKSHFMARHPSEAHAFFLPISITKVVDFFYRADPFHFPMLPIFTDYVNVVAKKYPYWNRSHGADHFMVSCHDWAPEVIKEKQEYFKHFIRVLCNANTSEGFIPTRDVSLPEFNLKGYPEYSLGPQRIGLPPSKRTILAFFSGAAHGDIRKRLFEHWKDKDSEVQVYEGIPKGKNYHKIMSEAKFCLCPSGSEVASPRVVEAMYQNCVPVIISDYYTLPFSEVLDWSKFAVFIPPKQIPEIKTILRGISQKRYLTLQKRVTQVARHFVLNRPAKPFDVYHMVLHSVWLRRLNIQLPLNIF, from the exons ATGGCAAACTTGAGTTTCCCTTCACCATATTTACTTGTCCTAACTCTTCTCCTCCTCTTTTTTCTAATCTACATCTCTCCCTTAAACCACAACCGCCTCACTCTCCACCCATCACCACCTACCAACCATGAAATTCCAACAAAACTCCCACCTGCACCCTCTTCCACCGCTGCAGCTAACAGCGTTTCCAACCATGTCAAG AGGAAGAATAAAACGGAGAGGATTGAAGAAGAGTTGGCTAGAGCGCGAGCGGCTATTCAGAAAGCTATTTGTACAAAAAACTATACTTCTGACAGAGAGGAAACGTACATTCCCAAAGGAAGCATTTACAGAAATGCATATGCTTTTCATCA GAGCCATATAGAGATGGTGAAGAGCTTCAAGGTATGGGCGTACAGGGAAGGAGAGCGACCCCTAGTACACAGTGGGCCAATGAGTTATATTTATTCCATTGAGGGCCAATTCATCGATGAGATGGAAAGTGAAAAGAGCCACTTCATGGCTCGCCATCCTAGTGAAGCACATGCATTTTTCCTACCAATAAGTATTACCAAAGTTGTTGACTTCTTTTATAGGGCTGACCCCTTTCACTTTCCAATGCTGCCAATCTTCACAGATTATGTCAATGTAGTAGCAAAGAAATACCCCTACTGGAATAGAAGCCATGGAGCAGACCATTTCATGGTCTCTTGTCATGATTGG GCACCAGAAGTCATAAAAGAGAAGCAAGAGTACTTTAAGCACTTCATAAGAGTGTTATGCAATGCCAACACATCTGAAGGATTCATACCCACAAGAGATGTCTCATTGCCAGAATTTAACTTAAAAGGTTACCCTGAGTATAGCCTTGGTCCTCAACGCATTGGCCTACCTCCAAGTAAGCGCACGATCCTTGCCTTCTTCTCTGGGGCTGCGCATGGAGACATTAGAAAACGTTTGTTTGAGCATTGGAAAGATAAAGATAGTGAAGTTCAAGTATATGAGGGAATTCCCAAAGGGAAAAACTATCACAAAATTATGTCAGAAGCCAAATTTTGCTTGTGCCCAAGTGGGTCAGAAGTAGCGAGTCCTAGAGTGGTGGAAGCAATGTATCAAAATTGTGTCCCCGTGATTATTTCTGATTACTATACATTACCTTTTAGTGAAGTTCTTGATTGGAGCAAATTTGCAGTATTTATTCCTCCAAAACAAATACCAGAAATTAAGACGATTCTTAGAGGAATTTCACAAAAAAGGTACTTGACATTGCAGAAGAGAGTGACACAAGTTGCAAGACATTTTGTGTTGAACCGACCAGCAAAACCCTTTGATGTATATCATATGGTGCTCCATTCAGTGTGGCTTAGAAGGCTTAACATTCAGCTACCGTTGAATATTTTTTGA